The Nitrobacter hamburgensis X14 genome contains the following window.
CAATCCACGCTGAGCCTGCCGATGTTCCCGCAGCCATCTGACGAAGACGTCGACTATGTGATGAACGCCGGTCTCGGTTTCTACGATGCCGAATGAAGTTGTAATCATCACTCAGGCGCGCATGACGAGCACTCGTCTCCCGGGCAAGATCTTGATGCGCGCCGGGGAACGTACACTTCTTGAAACGCATCTCGATCGCCTCGCCGATGTCGGCGTGCCCGTGATCGTCGCGACGACAACGAATCTCTCCGACGGTCCCGTTGTCGAACTTTGCGCCGCACTCGACGTTCCGGTATTTCGCGGCAGTGAGAATGACGTACTGGAACGTTACCAAAGAGCGGCGCGCGCACACGAGGCTCGCCACGTAATCCGCGTGACGTCGGACTGCCCACTCATCTGTCCAGACGTGATTTGCGCCGGCCTCGACGTCTATTTGGGCTTGAAGAGCGAGTCCATTTATCTCTCGAACGGCGAAAGGCGGACCTATCCTCGCGGCATGGATTTCGAAATTTTTTCCCGACGCTCGCTCGACTTCGCCGCGGAGCATGCCAGGCTTCCGTCCGAGCGCGAGCATGTGACAGGTTGTATTCGCACGTCGATGCCAGATATTCGCCACGAGCACTGCACGGATGAAGAAGATCTCAGCGACTGGCGCATCACCGTCGACACCGTCGACGACTTCAAACTCGCCAAACTTTTGATTGAAGACCATCATGCGGCCGAGATGGATTACCCGGGCTTAAAGGCTTTGCTGAAAGCGCACCCGGAGCTCATGAAAATCAACTCTCACATTCAACAGAAACCGATCTAAGGAGCTGACATCGTTTCGCCAAGAAATCACCATCGCGAATCGCAAAATCGGAGCGGGCCATCCACCGTTTGTTATCGCGGAGATGTCCGGCAACCACAATCAGTCGCTCGTGTCCGTCGTCAGATGATTTGAGACGGATCAGGGATTTCCGAAATTAAGTTGAGTGATTTCAGTCGCATGTGATTCAATCGTGGTTGCGAGCTACGACGGGGGCACAAGTTGGTTTGAACTGAAATCACCCGCCCGAAATATTGTCGAGATGGGCTGCGTTATGCAAGCGATACGACAGACGAAGAGCGGGCGATGATCGCCCCATATATGCCCTGCAAGAACCGTCGCGGCCGGCCCCGAGTGGCGGCGATGCGGAGATTGGTGAATGCGATCTCATTTCGCTGAGAGCCGATCCAGGAAGAACTTGAGTCATCAGATGAGTTGGTTGTGATTCCCTTTCTCGGAGCAATTCGAGACAAGGAGCCCCCGATGTGGAAGCCTGAACACCGTTTGACGGCCGAGCGGCGCAACCTTCGGTATCCCAATGATTCGAGTGATGCGGAGTGGGTGCTTGTTGCTCCGATGATCCCGCCGGCGCGACGAGGCGGACGCCGCCGTTCGGTCGATGTACGCGGGGTGTAAAACGCGATCTTCTATGTGCTGTCGACCGGCTGCCAATGGAAGGCGATGCCGAAAGATCTGCCGCTCATGTCAATCGGCGCCGAAGTTTGACCCCGTATTGGCGTCCAAATTTGACCCCTTTGATCGACGGGGTTTAGCGGTAGCGCTCGGTCCGTCGGAGCTGGCCGGGATTGCGGAGACGGAGCGAGCGCGGGTTGTTTGATCATCGTCGCGGCTTTTGAAGCGCCAGCTGTCGTTGCCGGTTTCGACGATGTCGCAGTGGTGGGTCAGACGATCGAGCAGCGCGGTGGTCATCTTGGCGTCGCCGAACACGCTGGGCCATTCGCCGAAGGCGAGATTGGTGGTGACGACGATGGAGGTGCGCTCGTAGAGCCGGCTGACGAGATGGAACAGAAGTTGTCCGCCGGATTGGGCAAATGGCAGGTAGCCGAGTTCGTCGAGGACGATGAAGTCCATTCGGGTCAGATGCTCGGCGATACGACCCTGGCGTCCGTTGCGGGTCTCGATCTCGAGACGATTGACGAGGTCGACGACGTTGTAGAAGCGCCCGCGGGCACCGGATCGAATGCAGCTTCGGGCGATGGCGATGGCCAGATGGGTCTTGCCGGTGCCGGCACCGCCGACCAGAACGGCATTGCGTTGCTGGGCGATGAAGCCACCGCCGGCGAGATCATTGACCAGCGTCTGGTTGATAGGGGTGCCCTCGAACTGGAAGCCATCGAGATCCTTGGCGAGCGGCAGCTTGGCGATAGTGAGCTGGTATTTGATCGAACGCGCCTGCTTCTCGTTGATCTCGGCATTGAGCAGGTCGCCGACAATGCGTTGCGGTTCGTGCTGGCGCTTGACGGCGGTCGCCATGATCTCGTCGAAGGCGGCCTTCATGCCATAGAGCTTGAGTTCGCTCATGAGGTCGAAGAGTTGAGTGCGTTCCATCAGACCGGTCTCCTGAGGTTGTCGTAACGGGCACAGTCAGCGATCGGCGCATAACGCAAGGTCAGTGCCGCCAGGGTGAGGATGTTGGCTGGTGGCGCCGGCTCACGCTGGCGGGCGAGGATGTTGAGAACGACATCGGCGGAATGGACACCGTGGGCGATTGCCTCGGCGCAAGCCGCCTCGACTGCCGACAGTCCGTCGGTCAGCACCGCGTTGAGGATGTCGACCATCTGCCGATTGGCCGACGGAATGACCGTCCGATTCGTCAAGGACCGTTTGCACGCGGTCGCGGTGTTCGAGGCCAAGAGTGGCGTCGCCTCTGCGCGGGGTCTCGGCGCGAAGTTCATCGCCCTGACGGAGAAGGACAAGGTGGCGTTACTGACCGAAGCGAAGGAATCCATCAAAGATCTGGAAGATCGTGCGCGGATCAATGGCCTGCCTCCTCCGACGGCGACGGTCGAGGAGCAGATGAAGCGAATAAAGCAGACCCAGCAGGGGGGACAGATTCGAAGCGACGTCGAGCGTCTTTCGGAGCTGAAAATCTGGACAAACGGCCGGGAACTGCCGGTCGATCTGGCGGTCGGCCCGCGGTCGACGAAATGGCTCTAACTATCTCGCAAACTCAGGCTATCGAAGCTAATCTCATCGTGCTTTAGGGCGCTGCAAGCTTCGACATCTCGGCAATGACCGTCTTGGCCGCATCGACCAGTTCGGGCGCCTTGATATCCATGCCCATCATTTCGACGTTTATGGTTTGGAGCGTTGCAGACGGTCTACGGCTGGTTTCGGGAGTTGGCGCGGCGCTTTCTCTTCCAGACGGTTCACGACGTGGTTCTGATGCTGGATCGCGAACTGGCCGGACGCGAGACGAGCCCCTCCGGGGCGGTGATCGACAGCCCGCAAAACCTCCATCAACCGATTTTCAAAATGGCCTCTAAGTCGATAGGAACAAATTCGAGTTACCCAGCAAGAGATCACGCCGGTTTGTTGTCGTGTTGTCAGCCGTGGGATAATTATGGCGAGCTAATGTCAGCGGGAGCTTGTCTCGACCGCCTAGGCAAGCGCACGTCCTCCCGCTGAAAATCAGGTAATGGGAGGAAAACATGGCATCCCATGCATCTCGTCGCTATGGCCTATCGCGCCGCGACGTCATCAAGACCGCTGTGGGTGCGGCCGCCACCGTCGGCCCATTCTTCCATGTTGCGCCGGCTCGTGCGGCCAAGACGCTGAAGATCCTGCAGTGGAGCCACTTCGTCCCCGGCTACGACAAGTGGTTCAACAACACCTACATCAAGGAATGGGGCGCCCAGCATGGCACCGAAGTGGTCGTCGACAACATCAACCTCGGCCTGATCCCTTCGCGTGCGGCAGCGGAAGTATCGGCGCAGAAGGGGCATGACCTCGTGATGTTCCTCGCCCCGCCTTCGGTTTACGAAGAGCAGGTCGTCGACATGAAGGATGTCTACGACGCGTGCGAGAAAAAGTACGGCAAGCCGATCGATCTCGCCGTAAAGAGTACCTACAACCCCAAGACCCGGAAGTACTTCGCGTTCTCCGACAGCTTCGTCCCCGATCCTGTCAACTACCGCTCGGATCTTTGGGGCGACGTCGGCATGAAGCCCGATAGCTGGGACAATGTCCGCATCGGCGGCAAGAAGATCAAGGACAAGACCGGAATCCCGGTCGGCATCGGCCTCTCCGCCGAGCTCGACACCGCGATGGCAATGCGCGCGATCATGTATTCATTCGGCGCGCACGAGCAGGACGTCGATGGCAATCTCGCGATCAATTCCAAGGAAACCCTCGAAGCCCTCAAATTCGTCAAAGCGCTGTTCGAGGAAACGGAAACGCCCGAAGTTTTCGCGTGGGATCCGTCGTCGAACAATCGGCAGATGCTCGCCGGCAGGTCATCTCTGGTGCTGAACGCGATTTCGGTCACGCGCACGGGCGAAAACGACAAGATGCCGATCCACGAGAAGATTGCGCTCGCCAAGCCGCCGAAAGGCTCGGTTCGGCAGATCGGCCTTGAGCACGTGATGGATTGCTACGTGATCTGGAAATTCTCCGAAAACATTGACGGCGCAAAAATGTTCCTGGTCGACTACATCGACAACTTCAAGCAGGGCTTCATGGCCAGCGAGTATTACAACTTCCCCTGCTTCTCGAAGACCGTTCCCGACCTGGCACAGATCATCTCCAGGGATTCCAAGGCCGTGCCGCCGGACAAGTACGCGGTGCTTTCGGACGTGCTCGATTGGGCAACTAACGTCGGCTATCCCGGCTACTCCAACGCCGCGATCGACGAAACTTTCAACACCTGGGCGATCAATACCATGTTCGCAGAAGCTGCCGCGGGCGCCGAAACTCCGGAGAACGCTCTCAAGCGGGCGGAAGCCAAGATGAAGGCGATCTGGGCCAAATGGAAAGATCGAAAGATGATTTGATCGTCTCGCCGCGCATTGACGACGGGAACTCGGGATTCTGAGTCTCCCTCGGACCATGTTTGGGCCGAAGCCATTCTAGCGAACGGATTCGCAGATTGAAGCAATCGAGACTCACTGATGGCCATTGTGGAAACCCGGCGCATCACCAAGCTTTTCGATAGGGTTCGCGCCGTCGACGGCATCAACCTCATCGCCAAGGAAGGCGAATTTTTAGTTTTGCTCGGCCCATCGGGCTGCGGCAAGACGACGTTGATGCGCCTGATCGCCGGCCTCGAGCGGCCGACCTCGGGCGATATCGTGATTGACGGAGACGTCGTGACCGAGTTGCCACCGCGCGCACGCAATATCGCCATGGTATTCCAAAGCTATGCGCTCTATCCGCACCTCACCGTCGAAAAGAACATCTCGTTTCCGCTGCGTGCGGTCGGCATGCCGAGGGATGCGATCCGCAAGAAAGTTGCTTGGGCGGCGCAGATGTTCAGCATTCAAGGCTTCCTTGATCGAAAGCCGCGTCAGTTGTCGGGCGGTGAACGCCAGCGCGTCGCGCTTGCGCGCGCGGTGGTGCGCGAGCCGGTGGTATTTCTTCTCGACGAACCTCTCTCGAATCTCGACGCCAAGCTGCGCAATTCCGCGCGGGATGAACTGAAGCGATTTCAGCGCAGCCTGGGTACCACCACCATCTACGTCACTCACGATCAGGCCGAGGCGATGGGTTTGGGCGATCGCATCGCCGTTCTCAACCAGGGCCGTGTCCGCCAGATCGGTACCCCGCATGAAATCTATGGCCATCCGGCAGATATCTTTGCCGCCACTTTCATTGGATCGCCACCGATGAACATGATCGAGGACGGCAAGACCTGGATCGGATTCCGGCCAGAGGCATTCCTGCCGAAAGAGGTTGAACCTGACGGCGACAACGTGGATTTTGCGTTCCGCATCACCCGCATCGAGTACCTCGGCGCCGAGCGCCTGGTCTATGGCCTGATCGATGGTCGAACGCCCGAGACGCGTTTGATCTCGAAGATCCCAACGAACATTCGCACGCACATCGATGCCGGACACGTCTACGACTTCACCGTGCGGCGGCAGGATATCGCGCGCTTTGAGCGCGAAGGCGGCAAGCGCGTGAACGGAGGCGCCGCATGACCTCCACGACCACAGGAGTTGCCGGCAAAACCCGCGTCCGGATTAGCGCCCTGTCACGTTTCGCCGACAACGATCGCTGGCTGTGGCGCGCCATGCTGGCACCCGCGATCCTCTACATCGTTCTTCTGGTCGGGTTTCCTTTCCTGCTCTCGCTCTACTACAGCGTGTCGAGTGTGACAGTCGCCAGCCAGGACATGCATTTTGTAGGTCTGGAAAATTTCCGGCGCATCGTGGAGAGCAGCACGTTCTGGCTTTCGCTGCAGAATACGATTGTCATCACAGCCGTTTCTCAGTTCTTCGTCCTCGTGTTCGCCAACATTTTGGCGGCGGCGCTTATTGTTGATTTCCGCGGCAGATGGTTGGTGCGGTTTTTGATCCTGCTGCCGTGGGTGGCGCCGATCTCGCTTGGCAGCATCGGCTGGCTTTGGATCTTCGATTCGATCTATAGCGTCATCAACTGGACCGCGCGCGCGGTCGGTCTGCTTGGGCCCAACGAATGGCCGATCTGGCTTGGCGAACCGACTCTGGCAAGGGCATCGATCATCATCGTCAACGTATGGCGCATCCTGCCGCTGGCGACCATCATTATCCTCGCCGGCCTGTCGTCGATTCCGCGGGATATTCATGACGCGGCGGAGGTGGATGGCGCTGGCTTCTGGCGTCACCAATTCCAGATCACGATGCCGCTGATTCTGCCGATCACGCTGGTGGCGCTGTTGTTCGGCATCATCTTTACGTTCACCGACATGATTGTGGTGTTCGTGCTGACGCGCGGAGGTCCCTACGACACCACACAGGTTATCGCCAGTTGGGCCTATTTTACAGGAATTCAAGGTGGTGATCTGGCGGGAGGAGCGGCCATCTCGCTGTTCCTCTTCCCCGTCCTCGCCGGCGTTGCAATCCTGTTCCTGTGGTTGGCCGGACGCACCGAGGTCACGTAGGATGGCCCCTGAATTTGCCCGCGCGCGACATATTGCTGACAAGGCCGCTCACGCCGCCGTGCTCGTTTTCTTTGTGACCTTTCTCGCCTTTCCCTTCTACTGGATGATGATCACCACCTTCAAAACCAACCAGGATCTGTACAATACTCAAAACAATCCGTACCTGTTCAACAGCCCGCCGACGCTCCGGCACCTCTCGGTGCTGTTCGAAGATACCCAATATCTGCAATGGCTTTTGAATACGGGCTTCGTCGGAGTGGTCGTCGTCATCATCACGCTCTTGCTCGCCGTCCCGGCAGGCTACGCGCTCGCGCGCATGACTGGCGCCTGGGCGCAAACCTTGGGCGTGGCGATATTCCTCACCTATCTGGTGCCGCCGACGATTCTATTTATCCCGTTCTCGCGCATCATCGCGATGCTGGGATTGCAGGATTCGGTGTGGTCGCTCATCCTCGTTTATCCGAGCTTCACGGTGCCGTTTTGCACGTGGCTACTGATGGGCTTCTTCAAGGCGATCCCCCGTGATCTTGAGGAGGCGGCCATGATCGACGGGCTGAGCCGTTTTGGCGCATTCGTCAAGGTTGTGGTGCCGATTTCGATCGCGGGGATGCTGACCGCGGTTATTTTTGCCTTCACCTTGGTGACGCAAGAATTTGTCTATGGCGTCACGTTCATCACCGCATCGTCGAGCTATACGGTGAGTGTCGGCGTGCCGACCTTTCTTGTACGAGGCGATGTCTACTTCTGGGGCTCGATGATGGCAGCCTGCCTGATTGCGAGCGTCCCAATCGCGATTATCTATAATTTCTTCGTCACCCGCTTTGTGACCGACTTTACTATGGGCGCTATTAAGTAACGCCTACAAAATGGCTTGACGCCAGCGGCTGACGGATAACAGAAGGGACGGTCTTTCCTAAAGAGAGGTGCCATCCTTACAGGAGGACGCGACAGCGCAGGCGCGCAAGCGATCCTCGATGCGATCCGCAAACGCTGGCCGTGGGTGAAACATCTGTTCGCCGACGCCGCCTACGACCGACTGAAACTGATGGACAAAGCCGTCTATCTGCAGTTCGTACTCGAAATTATCCGACGCCGCGACGGGCAGAAGGGCTTCGAAGTCCTGTCGCGTCGCTGGGTCGTCGAACGGACTTTCGGCTGGATGATCCGCTGGCGCCGGCTCGTGCGTGATTACGAACGTCGCATCGATGTCTCAACCGCCATGATCCATATCTCATCGGCGGCGTCCTCATCCGCAGAAACGCTCATCCCTGATTTTCCAAACAGGCTCTTAGACGGGTCATGTCCCAACAACCATGCTGGAAAGGCAATGGACGTCGCATGGGATTTGAGGTGGCGTGGCGGTATATTGATAATAAGACGCTTGCAGGCGCCCCGTCTGACGTCTTCCAGCTTTGCCGCCATTACCTCGATATACCAGTTTGATAGAAATCTGGTCGAAGATTTTAATTGTAAAAACGATCGGTGAATAAAGACACAAAGGTCGTGACGCAGCAGCTCTGCGTGCATTTTGTCTGGTGAGGGGGCCACTTTATTCCGCGGCTGTTCGCCAATCCGGCCGGCGCGGTAGGTAAGATCGGGGCTGTCAGCCAAAGGGTATTAAGGCCGGCAGCCCCATTGCCGGAGACACTACTAACCAGCCTCTAAAGTATATCTGAGGAGAAGCCATATGAGTTATTGTCATTTTGGCGACGCTGCTATGCGTCTGCGTCTTATGCCAGGTCCAAACACGGGCACGACAATTACCGGCCTGAACCCGGCAATCAGTCGGCTGCTCCGATCCGGTCATGAGGCCGTGCGATCTGCAGATCGTTCGATTTTCGGCAGGCCGTTGCGATATCAGCAGGTTCAGCACAAAAGTGCAGGTGGTGCAGGTCAGGCGCAAACCTGCAGATCGTGCAGGCGCGAGACGGATAAGTCCCGGTCTCCGCCGCGTCATGGCCGAAGGGGCGGGGAGGGTGGACGGAGGGGTCCCGCCAGCTGTCCGCGGCGATACTGCGGTTGCGGCGCGTCGCTCTATTTGTCGGCAAGATCATCCCGCATCACGTCGGCCATTGGCACGGTTGGCTCCGCGACGGCGTATGGGAGGGCTGCTGATGATCCTCCACGCCGCCATCCTGATCTCGGGCCGCCGTGGCGTTGGTCGTCGTGGCTGGCTGTGGCCCATACGGCCCGACCGAGGCCGACATGGCAGGATGCGCGGTGCGCGGCGGGGGGCCGCCTATCTCAAGTCGTGAGGTGGCGAACTGTGCTGTTGAGCGGGCGGAGAATGAGCAGCGGCGCCGGACGAGATCGCTCTCGGTTTGCGATAGCTCAAGAACGATCGCCTTCAGCCATGCCAGACTTAATCGCCCGGCAACCTGCCCGGCTCGGCCCCATCAGGGCCTGTTTCTCCACAACTTGCCGCCGGTGTCCTTCGGGATGCTGGCGGCTTTTTTCGTTTTAGCGGTCTCTCGCCATCTTGCAAAAAAGCCGACCGGGCAGCTGACGGGCCTAAGACATCGACAGCCGGCCGTTCGTGATGTGGTACTGTCAGCGTAAAAGTCCGAGGCTGGCCGCCACAATAAATCCTACCGCGACGAGGACTGCTATAAGTCCAAAACCACCTGCGAAAAGGAACAGATTGTCAGTCGGTCCCTGGGGCATTGGGTCTTCCCTGTCTTCATCCATGATGATCCTTACATGGTGGCGCCAACAATGTTCCTTGCGTCAGCCAGGGCCCACATACCGGCACAGCATCCGGCATCAACGCGAAATAGCGCGATGTGTTCCCAAGTCGGCATGAACGTCCTTCCACAAAACCCGCCGGACAGGGGAGCAACAGCGGGCCAATTCGGGTCCTGGGATCGGGGTTTCTATCGATTTTACAATCCGAACATTCTTGGAACCTGCGCGCTTTCTCTCTGTTGGATTGTAGAAGGGAGAGACGACGTGAGACTTGCCCTGTTAATAATCCTAGGCGTCGGAACATTGGTTGGTGCCAGCACACTCATGATGGCCCAAAACGGTGCCTATTGCTTACAGGGAGGAAAATGGGGCTACCCCGGCAACTGCCAATTTTCGACTTATGAACAATGCATAGCAACGGCGTTAGGGACTGAATCGTCGTGCGGCAGGAATCCGCGCGTTCGATAGCGTGGAGATAGCGATCTTGGGCATTCGGCAAGGGAGCCCAGCGAAATGCGCACCGCTCGTTATAAGGAGAGGGGTGACATGAAAAGCGAAACGAAAATTAACACCGTCATGGCAGCAATTCTAACCGTGGCAACGTTTATCAGCGTCAGCGCGCTGGTATCGGCGGTTCAAAAGGCGGGCAACGGGACGACCTTACCAGCAGTGGATGAAACCAACCCCAAGAACTGACGACCCACGAAGAACTTCAGACCTTTGTTTTGACGGCGTCGCTCCGGCCGGCGGGGTTTTTATCTGACTAGCCGGACCACATCAAAAGTCAGCACGATCAGTTGCGCGCCGCCGTATATCAAGAACGCCAAATAGAATTGCGGCTGGCTGCCGTCTGCTGCGGAGGCTAACGCTCCCGCGACTATGACAATTATAGCGCTCACGGCATTGACGAATACGGCCTTGCCGATTGTGTCCGGCCACCTCTTGGCAGCCAGCCGAACCAGCCGCGATATCGAGTAGGTCGCCACCAAAGCCACAACGATAAGAAAGAGCATCGATCCTCACAACTTGAATCCAGAATTGGTTGCAGACCTTAACAGCTTAGCGATCTCTTTCAAATTCCCGGTCGGGTCCTCGTCGCTGCTGAGCAGATAGGCCAGCCGCTTGTCGTTGTCTCGAGCGGCAAGCCCTGATCCTTCGCGACCCGTGCGAAGTCATCCACAGCCTTGTCATCGGCATAGCGAGACTTGGTGCGGCGGCGACCGAATTGGAGCAGCACGACGCATTCGCCTCGGCGAGGTACTCACGAGGCAATGTCATCTGGCGTCAGGCTCGCATAGAACCGCTCCCACGCGGTCTTAAACTCGGCTTCTTCCTGACCATCAGCAGAGCCGTTGCACCGTGGCGGGATCGGGAGCGCCACGTTGACGTTCCACGTCCAGACAGTGCCCTGCCATGATCTCTCATCGGCAAGCCTGAGCCAGCCGTAGCGGCTGCCTGAAACTTTTTGGGGACTCTCGAGTTGCTGAAAGAGGGTTATGATGCTGGATATTTTATTCCTTGCCATTGCGCGATAAAAGCCGACGGATTGCCGAAAGCGATATGCTAGACCGAGCGCTGGAATTTGACTGGTCCGCGACTGACCTTGGCCCGATCGACGACTGGCCGGAATCGTTGAAAGCTACAGCCAGACTTGTTTTCTCCGCATCGACTCCTCTCGCCATTCTTGCAGGACCGACCGGGGTCTTGATCTACAACGACGCGATCAAGACAATCTTCGGCGGAATCGGCGCCGATGGCCTTGGTCGGTCGGTGCTCGACGTCCTGCCCGACGCCTCTGATTTCTATCGTGAAATCATCGCTCTATGTGCGGCTGGAGAGGCACCCTCATTTCGTGATCGGATCCTCAAGATCGACCGCAATGGCGGCAGCGAAACCGCCTGGTTCGATCTCGACTTCACACCGGTGATCGAAGGTGACGGCACCCACAGCGCCGTACTGGTCCATGCGTTCGAAACAACCGAGAAGGTCCGCGCTCTGCGAGCTCTCCAGCGCTCGGAAGAGCAGCTGCAGCTGGCGCTCGACGCGTCGGGCATGATCGGCATCTGGGATTTCGACCTGACGACCGGCATGGTCATGGTCGATGACCGATTCATAAAGCTGTTCGGTATCGAGGGAGCGCGAAGTTCCGAGGGCACTCCGCTCGCGGCATTCACAGAGCGTATTGATATTGACGACCGCGATCGTGTCATCCGCGAAATCGATGCCGCGATCAAGACCGGCGCCGATTTCCGGTCGCAATATCGTGTGTCCGACAGTGCCGGCAAGATGCATTCGGTTCTCGCATCCGGTCGGGTGATCAATGATGCCGCAGGCAAACCCGTACGTTTCCCGGGAGTCGCGGTGGAAGTGACCGCACAGGTGGAGGCAAACGCTGCGCTTATCGCAAGCGAAGTGCGTTTCCGTACCCTTGCGGACACCATCCCGCAGATCATCTGGAGTTCCGACGGCGATGGACGACACGATTATTTCAGCAACAGATGGAACGAATTCACCGGGCTAAACCCTGCTGCCGACGCCGATATCTGGAAAGATCTCATTCACCCCGAAGATAGGGAGCGGGTCTTCGCCGTCTGGAGCAATTCGCGGGAGACCGGCAAACCCTATGAGATCGAATACCGCTTCCGTCACCATAGCGGCGTGTATCGGTGGCTTTTAGTCATGGCCCTACCACAGCGGAATGCGAACGGGCACATCAGCCGCTGGTTTGGCACGAGCACTGACATTCATGAAGTCAAGCTCATTGCTGTCGAGCGTGAAATCATCGCGCATGAACTCCATCATCGCATCAAGAATCTGTTTTCCATATTCGGCGCGCTGGTCAATCTGTCGGCGCGCTCTGCGCAGAACGTCGGAACCTACGCTACCGATTTGACCGGCCGGATCATGGCGCTCAGCAAGGCTCATGATTTCGTGCGGCCTACATCAGCGCTTTTGGCGGCGCAGACTCTCCAAGCGCTCGTGCAACGCCTTCTCAGTCCCTATGCGGGCGCGCATGGATCACGGCTGTTCTGTGAGGGAGAGGACGTCCCGCTCAGCGAGGGCGCCGCAACATCCTTCGCGCTGGTCTTTCATGAGCTTGCCACCAATGCTGCGAAATATGGCGCCCTTTCTGTCCCGGATGGCCACGTTCTACTCAAGACTCAGTTGGAGGGTGGCCGCTTGCAGACGACCTGGAAAGAAACAGGATCGACAGCGATCGATGGATCATCCACCTTGGGAGGCTTTGGGTCGAAGCTTCTCACGCTGATGGTGGAAGGGCAGATGCACGGCAAGGTCGAACGGCATTGGGAAGCTGATGGACTGAGGGTCGAGATCGATATTCCCGCCCAATCCATTGTACCCATACGATGACAGTGGTTGTGACGAAAGCCCAAGTGAGCGGTGACATGCATCACCCATCGGCCGCCCCGGGCGATCCACAAATGCCGGTACTTC
Protein-coding sequences here:
- a CDS encoding sensor histidine kinase, which gives rise to MLDRALEFDWSATDLGPIDDWPESLKATARLVFSASTPLAILAGPTGVLIYNDAIKTIFGGIGADGLGRSVLDVLPDASDFYREIIALCAAGEAPSFRDRILKIDRNGGSETAWFDLDFTPVIEGDGTHSAVLVHAFETTEKVRALRALQRSEEQLQLALDASGMIGIWDFDLTTGMVMVDDRFIKLFGIEGARSSEGTPLAAFTERIDIDDRDRVIREIDAAIKTGADFRSQYRVSDSAGKMHSVLASGRVINDAAGKPVRFPGVAVEVTAQVEANAALIASEVRFRTLADTIPQIIWSSDGDGRHDYFSNRWNEFTGLNPAADADIWKDLIHPEDRERVFAVWSNSRETGKPYEIEYRFRHHSGVYRWLLVMALPQRNANGHISRWFGTSTDIHEVKLIAVEREIIAHELHHRIKNLFSIFGALVNLSARSAQNVGTYATDLTGRIMALSKAHDFVRPTSALLAAQTLQALVQRLLSPYAGAHGSRLFCEGEDVPLSEGAATSFALVFHELATNAAKYGALSVPDGHVLLKTQLEGGRLQTTWKETGSTAIDGSSTLGGFGSKLLTLMVEGQMHGKVERHWEADGLRVEIDIPAQSIVPIR